The following coding sequences lie in one Zonotrichia leucophrys gambelii isolate GWCS_2022_RI chromosome 4A, RI_Zleu_2.0, whole genome shotgun sequence genomic window:
- the LOC135447953 gene encoding UAP56-interacting factor-like isoform X5, producing the protein MEAAGPQPAPGPAAGPQPGAEEIDMSLDDIIKRHRKEQPDASAVGDSRRQQVKNRSSAPGYGRPRYRAWKQRNLQGPQRFRRGFGQQQLNRRQFRNALPGGKRRAAAAFQGVSPLNRQDSAQEGTKKSNAFAKSSGGQQEEQPQPSASPKRFRADAASIRAPGRSRPFLLNRGAAFQQKRMQQWFYKAPFQRWQMDSQGEGKPPRMRRWQVKPSPGAILTVSVLNPQAGQLSLPGSKRPFLRSQRAPAQVAKPQPRGVLLRFNFRAMANQTSLTLDERFSGLRNKRRFTAARSARRTVTMP; encoded by the exons AtggaggcggcggggccgcaGCCCGCACCGGgccccgcggcggggccgcaGCCGGGCGCCGAGGAGATCGACATGTCCCTGG ATGACATCATAAAGCggcacaggaaggagcagccGGATGCCAGCGCCGTGGGCgacagcagaaggcagcaggtCAAGAACAGGAGCTCGGCCCCCGGCTATGGGCGGCCCCGGTACCGAGCCTGGAAGCAGAGGAATTTGCAAG GACCTCAGCGTTTCAGAAGAGGCtttggacagcagcagctcaatcGGAGGCAGTTCAGGAATGCTCTGCCTGGTGGCAAGAGAAGAGCGGCTGCTGCATTCCAAGGAGTGAGCCCTCTGAACCGCCAGGACTCGGCCCAGGAG GGCACCAAGAAGAGCAATGCTTTTGCCAAAAGCAgtggtgggcagcaggaggaacagcCACAGCCATCTGCAAGCCCCAAGAGATTCAGAGCAGATGCTGCCAGCATCCGTGCCCCAGGGAGGAG CAGGCCTTTCCTGCTGAACAGAGGAGCAGCATTCCAGCAGAAGCGGATGCAGCAATGGTTCTACAAAGCTCCCTTCCAGAGATGG cAGATGGATTCTCAAGGAGAAGGGAAACCGCCAAGGATGAGAAG GTGGCAAGTGAAACCCAGCCCGGGAGCAATTCTGACGGTTTCTGTGCTTAATCCCCAGGCGGGCCAGCTCAGCCT GCCTGGATCCAAGCGCCCATTCCTGCGAAGCCagagagccccagcacaggtggccaagccccagcccaggggggtGCTGCTGAGGTTCAACTTCCGCGCCATGGCCAACCAG ACCAGCCTGACTCTGGATGAGAGGTTCTCTGGTCTGAGGAATAAGAGGCGCTTTACAGCGGCCAGGAGCGCCCGGCGGACGGTCACCATGCCTTAG
- the LOC135447953 gene encoding UAP56-interacting factor-like isoform X4 — MEAAGPQPAPGPAAGPQPGAEEIDMSLDDIIKRHRKEQPDASAVGDSRRQQVKNRSSAPGYGRPRYRAWKQRNLQGPQRFRRGFGQQQLNRRQFRNALPGGKRRAAAAFQGVSPLNRQDSAQEGTKKSNAFAKSSGGQQEEQPQPSASPKRFRADAASIRAPGRRPFLLNRGAAFQQKRMQQWFYKAPFQRWMDSQGEGKPPRMRRWQVKPSPGAILTVSVLNPQAGQLSLPGSKRPFLRSQRAPAQVAKPQPRGVLLRFNFRAMANQVEDCRRHRRHLAPCSSPATELLTSHSGFWGCQLGLSNTTWEESPVAVLARLFTKLKALEKTVQQLQTRPSFPHSDGLSWPVRVLAWSREVLLMSSPGQRGLFHCQCFPFLRDTWHFWALLALCFGALLGVTFYTEVWSKSPGAAEKSCSTFFIAGVSCVDGLVLPGALCSNAICLLLFLPRMPCVLGQGAAWRFSSHTQSVELPVSVC; from the exons AtggaggcggcggggccgcaGCCCGCACCGGgccccgcggcggggccgcaGCCGGGCGCCGAGGAGATCGACATGTCCCTGG ATGACATCATAAAGCggcacaggaaggagcagccGGATGCCAGCGCCGTGGGCgacagcagaaggcagcaggtCAAGAACAGGAGCTCGGCCCCCGGCTATGGGCGGCCCCGGTACCGAGCCTGGAAGCAGAGGAATTTGCAAG GACCTCAGCGTTTCAGAAGAGGCtttggacagcagcagctcaatcGGAGGCAGTTCAGGAATGCTCTGCCTGGTGGCAAGAGAAGAGCGGCTGCTGCATTCCAAGGAGTGAGCCCTCTGAACCGCCAGGACTCGGCCCAGGAG GGCACCAAGAAGAGCAATGCTTTTGCCAAAAGCAgtggtgggcagcaggaggaacagcCACAGCCATCTGCAAGCCCCAAGAGATTCAGAGCAGATGCTGCCAGCATCCGTGCCCCAGGGAGGAG GCCTTTCCTGCTGAACAGAGGAGCAGCATTCCAGCAGAAGCGGATGCAGCAATGGTTCTACAAAGCTCCCTTCCAGAGATGG ATGGATTCTCAAGGAGAAGGGAAACCGCCAAGGATGAGAAG GTGGCAAGTGAAACCCAGCCCGGGAGCAATTCTGACGGTTTCTGTGCTTAATCCCCAGGCGGGCCAGCTCAGCCT GCCTGGATCCAAGCGCCCATTCCTGCGAAGCCagagagccccagcacaggtggccaagccccagcccaggggggtGCTGCTGAGGTTCAACTTCCGCGCCATGGCCAACCAGGTAGAGGATTGTCGACGGCACAGGAGGCAcctggctccctgcagcagccctgccactgAGCTCTTAACGTCACACTCAGGTTTCTGGGGCTGCCAGCTGGGTTTATCTAACACAACCTGGGAGGAAAGTCCCGTAGCTGTGTTGGCCAGGTTGTTCACAAAACTGAAGGCACTTGAGAAGACTGTTCAGCAACTACAGACTCGGCCCAGTTTTCCCCACTCTGATGGCCTGTCTTGGCCTGTCCGTGTGCTTgcttggagcagggaggtcCTGCTGATGAGTAGTCCTGGCCAGAGGGGACTGTTTCACTGTCAGTGCTTCCCATTCCTCAGAGACACGTGGCACTTCTGGGCTTTGCTCGCTCTTTGCTTTGGTGCCCTTCTTGGTGTCACATTTTACACTGAAGTATGGTCCAagagccctggggcagctgagaAATCCTGCTCCACCTTCTTCATTGCCGGCGTTTCTTGTGTGGACGGTTTGGTTTTACCTGGTGCCTTGTGCTCAAATGCCATCTGCTTGCTCCTGTTCTTGCCGAGGATGCCCTgtgtcctggggcagggagctgcttggAGGTTTTCCAGCCACACACAGTCTGTCGAgctccctgtgtctgtgtgctga
- the LOC135447953 gene encoding UAP56-interacting factor-like isoform X3: protein MEAAGPQPAPGPAAGPQPGAEEIDMSLDDIIKRHRKEQPDASAVGDSRRQQVKNRSSAPGYGRPRYRAWKQRNLQGPQRFRRGFGQQQLNRRQFRNALPGGKRRAAAAFQGVSPLNRQDSAQEGTKKSNAFAKSSGGQQEEQPQPSASPKRFRADAASIRAPGRSRPFLLNRGAAFQQKRMQQWFYKAPFQRWMDSQGEGKPPRMRRWQVKPSPGAILTVSVLNPQAGQLSLPGSKRPFLRSQRAPAQVAKPQPRGVLLRFNFRAMANQVEDCRRHRRHLAPCSSPATELLTSHSGFWGCQLGLSNTTWEESPVAVLARLFTKLKALEKTVQQLQTRPSFPHSDGLSWPVRVLAWSREVLLMSSPGQRGLFHCQCFPFLRDTWHFWALLALCFGALLGVTFYTEVWSKSPGAAEKSCSTFFIAGVSCVDGLVLPGALCSNAICLLLFLPRMPCVLGQGAAWRFSSHTQSVELPVSVC, encoded by the exons AtggaggcggcggggccgcaGCCCGCACCGGgccccgcggcggggccgcaGCCGGGCGCCGAGGAGATCGACATGTCCCTGG ATGACATCATAAAGCggcacaggaaggagcagccGGATGCCAGCGCCGTGGGCgacagcagaaggcagcaggtCAAGAACAGGAGCTCGGCCCCCGGCTATGGGCGGCCCCGGTACCGAGCCTGGAAGCAGAGGAATTTGCAAG GACCTCAGCGTTTCAGAAGAGGCtttggacagcagcagctcaatcGGAGGCAGTTCAGGAATGCTCTGCCTGGTGGCAAGAGAAGAGCGGCTGCTGCATTCCAAGGAGTGAGCCCTCTGAACCGCCAGGACTCGGCCCAGGAG GGCACCAAGAAGAGCAATGCTTTTGCCAAAAGCAgtggtgggcagcaggaggaacagcCACAGCCATCTGCAAGCCCCAAGAGATTCAGAGCAGATGCTGCCAGCATCCGTGCCCCAGGGAGGAG CAGGCCTTTCCTGCTGAACAGAGGAGCAGCATTCCAGCAGAAGCGGATGCAGCAATGGTTCTACAAAGCTCCCTTCCAGAGATGG ATGGATTCTCAAGGAGAAGGGAAACCGCCAAGGATGAGAAG GTGGCAAGTGAAACCCAGCCCGGGAGCAATTCTGACGGTTTCTGTGCTTAATCCCCAGGCGGGCCAGCTCAGCCT GCCTGGATCCAAGCGCCCATTCCTGCGAAGCCagagagccccagcacaggtggccaagccccagcccaggggggtGCTGCTGAGGTTCAACTTCCGCGCCATGGCCAACCAGGTAGAGGATTGTCGACGGCACAGGAGGCAcctggctccctgcagcagccctgccactgAGCTCTTAACGTCACACTCAGGTTTCTGGGGCTGCCAGCTGGGTTTATCTAACACAACCTGGGAGGAAAGTCCCGTAGCTGTGTTGGCCAGGTTGTTCACAAAACTGAAGGCACTTGAGAAGACTGTTCAGCAACTACAGACTCGGCCCAGTTTTCCCCACTCTGATGGCCTGTCTTGGCCTGTCCGTGTGCTTgcttggagcagggaggtcCTGCTGATGAGTAGTCCTGGCCAGAGGGGACTGTTTCACTGTCAGTGCTTCCCATTCCTCAGAGACACGTGGCACTTCTGGGCTTTGCTCGCTCTTTGCTTTGGTGCCCTTCTTGGTGTCACATTTTACACTGAAGTATGGTCCAagagccctggggcagctgagaAATCCTGCTCCACCTTCTTCATTGCCGGCGTTTCTTGTGTGGACGGTTTGGTTTTACCTGGTGCCTTGTGCTCAAATGCCATCTGCTTGCTCCTGTTCTTGCCGAGGATGCCCTgtgtcctggggcagggagctgcttggAGGTTTTCCAGCCACACACAGTCTGTCGAgctccctgtgtctgtgtgctga
- the LOC135447953 gene encoding UAP56-interacting factor-like isoform X6, whose protein sequence is MEAAGPQPAPGPAAGPQPGAEEIDMSLDDIIKRHRKEQPDASAVGDSRRQQVKNRSSAPGYGRPRYRAWKQRNLQGPQRFRRGFGQQQLNRRQFRNALPGGKRRAAAAFQGVSPLNRQDSAQEGTKKSNAFAKSSGGQQEEQPQPSASPKRFRADAASIRAPGRSRPFLLNRGAAFQQKRMQQWFYKAPFQRWMDSQGEGKPPRMRRWQVKPSPGAILTVSVLNPQAGQLSLPGSKRPFLRSQRAPAQVAKPQPRGVLLRFNFRAMANQTSLTLDERFSGLRNKRRFTAARSARRTVTMP, encoded by the exons AtggaggcggcggggccgcaGCCCGCACCGGgccccgcggcggggccgcaGCCGGGCGCCGAGGAGATCGACATGTCCCTGG ATGACATCATAAAGCggcacaggaaggagcagccGGATGCCAGCGCCGTGGGCgacagcagaaggcagcaggtCAAGAACAGGAGCTCGGCCCCCGGCTATGGGCGGCCCCGGTACCGAGCCTGGAAGCAGAGGAATTTGCAAG GACCTCAGCGTTTCAGAAGAGGCtttggacagcagcagctcaatcGGAGGCAGTTCAGGAATGCTCTGCCTGGTGGCAAGAGAAGAGCGGCTGCTGCATTCCAAGGAGTGAGCCCTCTGAACCGCCAGGACTCGGCCCAGGAG GGCACCAAGAAGAGCAATGCTTTTGCCAAAAGCAgtggtgggcagcaggaggaacagcCACAGCCATCTGCAAGCCCCAAGAGATTCAGAGCAGATGCTGCCAGCATCCGTGCCCCAGGGAGGAG CAGGCCTTTCCTGCTGAACAGAGGAGCAGCATTCCAGCAGAAGCGGATGCAGCAATGGTTCTACAAAGCTCCCTTCCAGAGATGG ATGGATTCTCAAGGAGAAGGGAAACCGCCAAGGATGAGAAG GTGGCAAGTGAAACCCAGCCCGGGAGCAATTCTGACGGTTTCTGTGCTTAATCCCCAGGCGGGCCAGCTCAGCCT GCCTGGATCCAAGCGCCCATTCCTGCGAAGCCagagagccccagcacaggtggccaagccccagcccaggggggtGCTGCTGAGGTTCAACTTCCGCGCCATGGCCAACCAG ACCAGCCTGACTCTGGATGAGAGGTTCTCTGGTCTGAGGAATAAGAGGCGCTTTACAGCGGCCAGGAGCGCCCGGCGGACGGTCACCATGCCTTAG
- the LOC135447953 gene encoding UAP56-interacting factor-like isoform X1, with the protein MEAAGPQPAPGPAAGPQPGAEEIDMSLDDIIKRHRKEQPDASAVGDSRRQQVKNRSSAPGYGRPRYRAWKQRNLQGPQRFRRGFGQQQLNRRQFRNALPGGKRRAAAAFQGVSPLNRQDSAQEGTKKSNAFAKSSGGQQEEQPQPSASPKRFRADAASIRAPGRSRPFLLNRGAAFQQKRMQQWFYKAPFQRWQMDSQGEGKPPRMRRWQVKPSPGAILTVSVLNPQAGQLSLPGSKRPFLRSQRAPAQVAKPQPRGVLLRFNFRAMANQVEDCRRHRRHLAPCSSPATELLTSHSGFWGCQLGLSNTTWEESPVAVLARLFTKLKALEKTVQQLQTRPSFPHSDGLSWPVRVLAWSREVLLMSSPGQRGLFHCQCFPFLRDTWHFWALLALCFGALLGVTFYTEVWSKSPGAAEKSCSTFFIAGVSCVDGLVLPGALCSNAICLLLFLPRMPCVLGQGAAWRFSSHTQSVELPVSVC; encoded by the exons AtggaggcggcggggccgcaGCCCGCACCGGgccccgcggcggggccgcaGCCGGGCGCCGAGGAGATCGACATGTCCCTGG ATGACATCATAAAGCggcacaggaaggagcagccGGATGCCAGCGCCGTGGGCgacagcagaaggcagcaggtCAAGAACAGGAGCTCGGCCCCCGGCTATGGGCGGCCCCGGTACCGAGCCTGGAAGCAGAGGAATTTGCAAG GACCTCAGCGTTTCAGAAGAGGCtttggacagcagcagctcaatcGGAGGCAGTTCAGGAATGCTCTGCCTGGTGGCAAGAGAAGAGCGGCTGCTGCATTCCAAGGAGTGAGCCCTCTGAACCGCCAGGACTCGGCCCAGGAG GGCACCAAGAAGAGCAATGCTTTTGCCAAAAGCAgtggtgggcagcaggaggaacagcCACAGCCATCTGCAAGCCCCAAGAGATTCAGAGCAGATGCTGCCAGCATCCGTGCCCCAGGGAGGAG CAGGCCTTTCCTGCTGAACAGAGGAGCAGCATTCCAGCAGAAGCGGATGCAGCAATGGTTCTACAAAGCTCCCTTCCAGAGATGG cAGATGGATTCTCAAGGAGAAGGGAAACCGCCAAGGATGAGAAG GTGGCAAGTGAAACCCAGCCCGGGAGCAATTCTGACGGTTTCTGTGCTTAATCCCCAGGCGGGCCAGCTCAGCCT GCCTGGATCCAAGCGCCCATTCCTGCGAAGCCagagagccccagcacaggtggccaagccccagcccaggggggtGCTGCTGAGGTTCAACTTCCGCGCCATGGCCAACCAGGTAGAGGATTGTCGACGGCACAGGAGGCAcctggctccctgcagcagccctgccactgAGCTCTTAACGTCACACTCAGGTTTCTGGGGCTGCCAGCTGGGTTTATCTAACACAACCTGGGAGGAAAGTCCCGTAGCTGTGTTGGCCAGGTTGTTCACAAAACTGAAGGCACTTGAGAAGACTGTTCAGCAACTACAGACTCGGCCCAGTTTTCCCCACTCTGATGGCCTGTCTTGGCCTGTCCGTGTGCTTgcttggagcagggaggtcCTGCTGATGAGTAGTCCTGGCCAGAGGGGACTGTTTCACTGTCAGTGCTTCCCATTCCTCAGAGACACGTGGCACTTCTGGGCTTTGCTCGCTCTTTGCTTTGGTGCCCTTCTTGGTGTCACATTTTACACTGAAGTATGGTCCAagagccctggggcagctgagaAATCCTGCTCCACCTTCTTCATTGCCGGCGTTTCTTGTGTGGACGGTTTGGTTTTACCTGGTGCCTTGTGCTCAAATGCCATCTGCTTGCTCCTGTTCTTGCCGAGGATGCCCTgtgtcctggggcagggagctgcttggAGGTTTTCCAGCCACACACAGTCTGTCGAgctccctgtgtctgtgtgctga
- the LOC135447953 gene encoding UAP56-interacting factor-like isoform X2 encodes MEAAGPQPAPGPAAGPQPGAEEIDMSLDDIIKRHRKEQPDASAVGDSRRQQVKNRSSAPGYGRPRYRAWKQRNLQGPQRFRRGFGQQQLNRRQFRNALPGGKRRAAAAFQGVSPLNRQDSAQEGTKKSNAFAKSSGGQQEEQPQPSASPKRFRADAASIRAPGRRPFLLNRGAAFQQKRMQQWFYKAPFQRWQMDSQGEGKPPRMRRWQVKPSPGAILTVSVLNPQAGQLSLPGSKRPFLRSQRAPAQVAKPQPRGVLLRFNFRAMANQVEDCRRHRRHLAPCSSPATELLTSHSGFWGCQLGLSNTTWEESPVAVLARLFTKLKALEKTVQQLQTRPSFPHSDGLSWPVRVLAWSREVLLMSSPGQRGLFHCQCFPFLRDTWHFWALLALCFGALLGVTFYTEVWSKSPGAAEKSCSTFFIAGVSCVDGLVLPGALCSNAICLLLFLPRMPCVLGQGAAWRFSSHTQSVELPVSVC; translated from the exons AtggaggcggcggggccgcaGCCCGCACCGGgccccgcggcggggccgcaGCCGGGCGCCGAGGAGATCGACATGTCCCTGG ATGACATCATAAAGCggcacaggaaggagcagccGGATGCCAGCGCCGTGGGCgacagcagaaggcagcaggtCAAGAACAGGAGCTCGGCCCCCGGCTATGGGCGGCCCCGGTACCGAGCCTGGAAGCAGAGGAATTTGCAAG GACCTCAGCGTTTCAGAAGAGGCtttggacagcagcagctcaatcGGAGGCAGTTCAGGAATGCTCTGCCTGGTGGCAAGAGAAGAGCGGCTGCTGCATTCCAAGGAGTGAGCCCTCTGAACCGCCAGGACTCGGCCCAGGAG GGCACCAAGAAGAGCAATGCTTTTGCCAAAAGCAgtggtgggcagcaggaggaacagcCACAGCCATCTGCAAGCCCCAAGAGATTCAGAGCAGATGCTGCCAGCATCCGTGCCCCAGGGAGGAG GCCTTTCCTGCTGAACAGAGGAGCAGCATTCCAGCAGAAGCGGATGCAGCAATGGTTCTACAAAGCTCCCTTCCAGAGATGG cAGATGGATTCTCAAGGAGAAGGGAAACCGCCAAGGATGAGAAG GTGGCAAGTGAAACCCAGCCCGGGAGCAATTCTGACGGTTTCTGTGCTTAATCCCCAGGCGGGCCAGCTCAGCCT GCCTGGATCCAAGCGCCCATTCCTGCGAAGCCagagagccccagcacaggtggccaagccccagcccaggggggtGCTGCTGAGGTTCAACTTCCGCGCCATGGCCAACCAGGTAGAGGATTGTCGACGGCACAGGAGGCAcctggctccctgcagcagccctgccactgAGCTCTTAACGTCACACTCAGGTTTCTGGGGCTGCCAGCTGGGTTTATCTAACACAACCTGGGAGGAAAGTCCCGTAGCTGTGTTGGCCAGGTTGTTCACAAAACTGAAGGCACTTGAGAAGACTGTTCAGCAACTACAGACTCGGCCCAGTTTTCCCCACTCTGATGGCCTGTCTTGGCCTGTCCGTGTGCTTgcttggagcagggaggtcCTGCTGATGAGTAGTCCTGGCCAGAGGGGACTGTTTCACTGTCAGTGCTTCCCATTCCTCAGAGACACGTGGCACTTCTGGGCTTTGCTCGCTCTTTGCTTTGGTGCCCTTCTTGGTGTCACATTTTACACTGAAGTATGGTCCAagagccctggggcagctgagaAATCCTGCTCCACCTTCTTCATTGCCGGCGTTTCTTGTGTGGACGGTTTGGTTTTACCTGGTGCCTTGTGCTCAAATGCCATCTGCTTGCTCCTGTTCTTGCCGAGGATGCCCTgtgtcctggggcagggagctgcttggAGGTTTTCCAGCCACACACAGTCTGTCGAgctccctgtgtctgtgtgctga